The genomic segment CCTCAACCTTTGACATGGCACAAGGTTAGATTGAATGAATCGCAACTTGACACGCTGTTATCGGAAATTGGAATCTGACTGAACTAACggaattgttgttgttttgtatcACAGACTTATTTTGATGCACCTGAAGGAAACGAGCCGCTTGCTTTGGACATGGAAGGAATGGGAAAAGGTCAGATTTGGGTGAACGGTGAGAGCATTGGGAGATACTGGACAGCATTTGCGACTGGTGACTGTGGTCATTGTAGCTACACCGGAacatataaaccaaacaaatgcCAAACCGGCTGTGGTCAACCTACACAAAGATGGTACCATGTTCCGAGATCATGGTTAAAGCCGAGCCAAAATCTGTTGGTTATATTCGAGGAGCTTGGTGGAAACCCATCAACCATCTCTTTGGTCAAAAGATCAGTATCCGGAGTTTGTGCTGAAGTTTCTGAATATCACCCTAATATCAAGAACTGGCAAATCGAAAGCTATGGAAAAGGACAGACATTTCATAGACCTAAGGTTCATTTGAAATGTAGTCCAGGTCAAGCTATTGCATCTATTAAATTTGCAAGCTTTGGGACTCCTTTAGGAACCTGCGGGAGTTACCAACAAGGAGAGTGTCATGCCACTACCTCATACGCTATCTTAGAGAGGGTAAAAGACTGAACTTTTTACATAGATAACATTGCAATcagacttttttattttatataaccaAGGTGTGTTTTGTTATAATGCAGAAGTGTGTAGGGAAAGCGAGATGCGCAGTGACGATCTCCAACAGCAATTTCGGGAAGGACCCTTGTCCGAATGTGCTGAAACGGTTGACGGTTGAAGCAGTTTGTGCCCCAGAGACATCTGTAACCACTTGGAGACCTTAAAGACAACCATTGAGCGAGCCATTTGACTACAAAATGTATAACCAAACAatacagagagagaggaagaagaaaacaaatgtaaGCTGTGTTAAAAtgtgtgcgtgtgtgtgtgtgtttaaacAATTCCGGGTTTAGAGTAGGTTGAGTTAggtaagagagaagagagtctGTAGAGTTCTGATGGGTCTCGGGCAATTCCGGGTCTTGTCAAAAAACATTCTGGCCACCGGTCACCACCGACCATTTTAACCGGTTATGGAGACCGGGACCATTAGGTCTGAATGAAGTCAGGTTTaaggtttggtttgatttgtcTTTGTAATCAACAAAAGAAGGTTCAGGTTTAGGAGAAAGGAGATCCTATTGtgaacctttttttctttcaaacgtCTTTGTCGTTTCACTTTCCTAATTTAGTTCAAGTTTTCTTTAGCATAAAAAATTgtggaatttttattttaatactattaaGCAAATATGATTTATGCAATTACAGAATTTTTACAGaatgttgtcaaaaaaagaatttttacagaaattttgttttatattataaattacagaattttttacacaattacagaatttttttttataatataaataaaatatgatatacgcaatatgatttgatatttaTCCAATAATGTTTTGGAGATTCTAATatcatatttgattattggtatTTGAATCTACTAATATCCAATAATGTTATGGAGATTCTAATATCATATCTAAGcaatgtttataaaaaatcaCTTCAATcttttcctattagaattagaatTTGAATCTTTTCCTATCTATTATTACtcccaaaagaaacaatattctttaaaattcaactttatctcttcttttgaaaaaaagaaaaaaaaccttgattAAGTTGTATATATACGAATACGATACCATACATCCTTaatgagaaacaaacaaactcaagCAAGACTCTTGCAGCAGCGATCAAGTATGAGGATGAACATAGTTATACTTGCTTTTGTGTTCCTAAACATTACCACCGTGATCCACGGTGGTATAACGAGCAAATTTGTTCGACAAGCTCAACCATCAAACGAGATGCCTCTCTCAACTTTTCCATCTCCGGCTGGTCACAATGCGCCTGAACAGGTTTATATTTCTTAGTTGTGTCTAACAGTTTGAAATTACGTTTCTTTTGAACCATGTACGTCGTCATCATCTATGTTTATTGTATTGACAATTCGAACCCTTGGCTCTAGGTCCATATCGTTCAAGGAGATTACAATGGACGTGGCATCATCATCTCGTGGGTAACACCGTTAAATCTAGCTAATTCTAACGTCGTTACTTACTGGAAGACCGTTGATGGCGACGTGAAGCcagaaaagaagagaactcaTGCCTCCACATCGTCTTACCGATTCTATGACTATACTTCTGGCTTTCTTCATCACGCCACCATTAAAGGACTCGAGGTTTGTgctaatttaatttgtataacTTAGCTTGTCAACCAAATAAcaacattactttttttttgttctgttttaaaGACTTTGATAAAATCTCTTTCTTGTATTACACGGCAGTACGATACCAAGTACATCTATGAAGTTGGTAGTAATGAAACCGTTAGACAATTCAACTTTACTACTCCTCCAAAGGTTGGACCAGACGTTCCATACACATTCGGCATTATTGgtacttatttttcttttacaaaagcTAGATTTCATTACTACTTCCAAATCGATGTATCTAATATATACATTGTGTGTGTCCGTACAGGTGATCTTGGACAAACTTATGCTTCTAAAAAGACATTGTATCATTACATGTCAAACCCTAAAGGACAAGCCGTTCTTTTTCCTGGAGATTTATCTTACGCAGACAACCACCCGAACCATGACCAACGAAAGTGGGATTCTTGGGGAAGATTTGTAGAGCCTTGTGCTGCTTACCAACCCTTCATCTATGCTGCCGGCAACCACGAAGTTGATTTTGTCCCAAACATAGTGAGTTTATATCATAATTCTCTCaaatatagctttttttttttttttaataactagttTCAGTTTTAAGAACTTTTTTGAATCTAAATTAGGGAGAGCCTCATGCCTTCAAGCCCTTTATTCACCGTTACCATAACTCCTACAAAGCTTCGAAGAGTATTTCTCCTCTTTGGTTCTCTATTAGACGTGCCTCTGCTCACATCatcgtcttctcttcttactCTGCCTACGGTAATTAACACGCAACATCATTAGGATTTTtgaatgttattattattattattattattttttgtataacatATTGTTATTCGTATCTTTAGGAAAATACACACCTCAATACGTGTGGCTCGAGCAAGAGTTGAAGAAGGTGAACAGAGAAGAGACTCCGTGGTTGATTGTCATGGTTCACGCGCCGTGGTATAACAGCAACAACTACCATTACATGGAAGGTGAAAGCATGAGAGTAATGTTTGAGCCGTGGTTTGTTAACAACAAAGTTGATTTGGTTATATCCGGTCACGTCCATTCTTATGAGAGATCCCACCGTATCTCCAATATCAAATATAACATCACCAATGCCTTGAGCTCTCCTGTGAAAGATCCTTCTGCCCCGATTTACATCACTATAGGAGATGGAGGAAACATTGAAGGAATTGCAAATAGGTAACAACCcatattattatgtttaatatttttgttgttttatggtGATATGAAACTAAgacttgttttgattttttttttttttttgtagttttactGATCCGCCACCAAGTTATTCAGCGTATAGAGAAGCTAGTTTTGGTCATGCGGTTTTGGATATTTTGAATAGAACTCATGCGTTATACACATGGCATAGAAATCAAGATAATGAACCTGTGGCCGCTGACTCAATTATGTTACATAACAGACATTTTTTCCCGGTGGAAGAATTGACATCCGACAATAGGGTCTGAAGTTGGTTttgtttagagttttttttttctttctatttagattgattatttggtttgttttttttttttttttggatttttggtgttttttatataaacttgtattaaattttaattagagtTTGTGTTGGATTTTTACTCCAAAAATGCCTCGGATCAGTTTCAACAATGAGTTATAGATATAGACTTCGCATTGGTCGTGATCAAAGAAAATGCTATATGGGACgacatttattttagaaaataatatttaaaattacataattataatattgggTTATATAGGCTTATAGCATATTTGGGCTTTGTGGCCCAATTAGGTCTAGTGATCTGGCACCGTAAGACCAAGGCAATAATGATATCGAGGGTTATATATAAGGACACGCCTTGCTGTTTTCTTATCAGTTAAACTGTTTTCTTATTAGTTAAACTGCCGCAAAAAGCAAAGTTAAACAAAGCAAAAGCCCTAGTGATCTTGCAAACAACGCGTTGTCTCAATTAGAAAATAGGAAAACAACACGCTGTTTCGTTCGAGTTCGTTTCTTCTCGCCGTCGGTGATGGCGAAAAACGCAGTCGCCGAGATCGTAAATCTCGACAGTGACAGCGACGAGGATAacggaggagaaggaggaggtaGAGGAATGGTTCAGAGCTTGGCATCACTAATTGAGAATCAGCAAGTTCCGATTGGTGATGCTGCGACGGCGGCTCCTCGAGAAACCCTAGAATGCCGGAGTTTCTGGAAAGCCGGCGAAAACTATGTGATCCCTACCGGTGTTACTCCAACTGCTTCAGGTTAGTTCTCTAACACTCTTATCAATCAAAGCTTCCACAATTATGGTTTTTCTTGATCAGATGAAAAAATTTGATAGGTATGTTGGAGCATGCAAGAGTTCATCCAAAGTTTCTTCATTCGAATGCTACTTCACATAAGTGGGCTTTTGGAGGTAAATCTTATGAATTGACTCTGTTGCAGCTATCAATTAGATTAGAATGAACAGTTTTGTGATGATCTTTTCTTTATAATGTATTGCAGCAATAGCAGAGCTACTTGACAATGCGGTTGACGAGGTATGCTTAATCTTAGattcttccttttgtttttttgatcaTTGCCAATGAATTCGTATATTGtttggtttatgtttgtttgctttttcttcAGACACAAAACGGTGCCACCTTTGTCAAGATTGATAAGATCAATATTGTTAAAGATAATACTCCAGCTTTAGTTTTCCAAGGTACACTATGTATGATTTTGTGATGCTTTTGAGGTAACCGTGGATTTGGATGTTGTTAATGACATGATCCTTCTTTTGAAGATGATGGTGGTGGGATGGATCCTAATGGGATAAGAAAATGCATGAGTTTAGGCTACTCTTCAAAGAAGTCTAATACGACGATTGGACAgtgtaattgttttatttttggtgatgGGACATTGATCTTGTTTTTGGTTAGGTGCAAGAGTCAGGTATCTAACTGTAGTTTCACTTTTGTGTGTAGATGGAAATGGTTTCAAGACAAGTACCATGAGACTTGGAGCTGATGCTATTGTTTTTAGTCGCTCTACTCGTGGAGGGTATTGATATTATCTGGTTCATATACACTATGGATTTGGCGTATACTATTGTTTTTAACTTAActatctttttttatcttcttcgttTCAGCAAATCTACTCAGAGCATCGGTCTTTTGTCTTACACATTCCTTAGGAGAACTGGTCAGGATGATGTGATTGTTCCTATGGTAATATTCTCAGCATATCTAGTCTTTTGTTTCCATGCCTGAAATGAATATACACTTACACTGTTTAGTCTGCTACTTTTATGTGATCTCAATTGATGTTATCATATCTGCAACGCAGATTGATTTCGATATATCCAATGGTCAGCCCCAACCAGTTGTTTATGGATCCCCCGGAGATTGGTCCACCAACCTTAACATTCTTCTCAAATGGTCCCCGTTTTCAACTGTGGACGAACTTTTGCAGCAGGTTCTTTCCTTCTAAAGACTCTGGTTTCATTGTTTAACTataatttggattgtttattaattcatatatttccATTGTCCAACTACCAGTTCGAGGATATTGGAACTCATGGTACAAAAGTAATTGTATACAACTTGTGGCTTAATGATGAAGGAATCTATGAGCTGAGTtttgatgacgatgatgaggTAATTAATACTTCTTTACAGGGTTAGGTCTTTTGCAGAAGTTGGGTTTTAAAAgtattgatattatttattttctttaatgatATCATAGGACATACAGCTCCGAGATGAAAATGCACAGGACGGGAAACGGTTGCACGCTAAAACAATAGAACTAAGATCTCATATTTCATACCGGTATCGACATTCTCTAAGGGTAATTCTCCTGAAacatcttctttctattttttttatttttactgttGCAAGGTTGTTGAAAGGCTGACTTGGTTTCTTTATTCTTAGGCTTACATTTCCATGTTATATCtcaaaaagttcaaaaacttcaaaattgtTCTTCGGGGAAT from the Camelina sativa cultivar DH55 chromosome 12, Cs, whole genome shotgun sequence genome contains:
- the LOC104729554 gene encoding protein MICRORCHIDIA 1-like — protein: MAKNAVAEIVNLDSDSDEDNGGEGGGRGMVQSLASLIENQQVPIGDAATAAPRETLECRSFWKAGENYVIPTGVTPTASGMLEHARVHPKFLHSNATSHKWAFGAIAELLDNAVDETQNGATFVKIDKINIVKDNTPALVFQDDGGGMDPNGIRKCMSLGYSSKKSNTTIGQYGNGFKTSTMRLGADAIVFSRSTRGGKSTQSIGLLSYTFLRRTGQDDVIVPMIDFDISNGQPQPVVYGSPGDWSTNLNILLKWSPFSTVDELLQQFEDIGTHGTKVIVYNLWLNDEGIYELSFDDDDEDIQLRDENAQDGKRLHAKTIELRSHISYRYRHSLRAYISMLYLKKFKNFKIVLRGIPVQQFNIADEFRYPETVMYKPQAAATEYAASEIKIGFIKEAPKLPINGFNVYHKNRLIRVLLEGSTRGNGVVGVLEANFIEPAHDKQDFERSSLFLRLEARLKKIISDYWQTHCHVFGYQTAQIPADKSKRVVIPDQLPTVNTSNPSPLPSGKFSQGGPIIREISVSNATSTRTVAVPAPHLRNSTGLRSNFQPVQLNPQPAATNTGNNLVGKSAGEIREENLQLFMRCEEYKKKENEIEQTVKSLEKELEETKSICAQLALLVDAKKKEMLQQQI
- the LOC104729551 gene encoding purple acid phosphatase 25-like; translated protein: MRMNIVILAFVFLNITTVIHGGITSKFVRQAQPSNEMPLSTFPSPAGHNAPEQVHIVQGDYNGRGIIISWVTPLNLANSNVVTYWKTVDGDVKPEKKRTHASTSSYRFYDYTSGFLHHATIKGLEYDTKYIYEVGSNETVRQFNFTTPPKVGPDVPYTFGIIGDLGQTYASKKTLYHYMSNPKGQAVLFPGDLSYADNHPNHDQRKWDSWGRFVEPCAAYQPFIYAAGNHEVDFVPNIGEPHAFKPFIHRYHNSYKASKSISPLWFSIRRASAHIIVFSSYSAYGKYTPQYVWLEQELKKVNREETPWLIVMVHAPWYNSNNYHYMEGESMRVMFEPWFVNNKVDLVISGHVHSYERSHRISNIKYNITNALSSPVKDPSAPIYITIGDGGNIEGIANSFTDPPPSYSAYREASFGHAVLDILNRTHALYTWHRNQDNEPVAADSIMLHNRHFFPVEELTSDNRV